A single genomic interval of Syntrophorhabdaceae bacterium harbors:
- a CDS encoding glycosyltransferase family 4 protein has translation MWTYALELARGLGRRGIEVVLATMGAPLTPDQQRAAAHVANLELVESRYKLEWMQDPWEDLEQSGEWLLELRDRFEPDVVHLNGYAHGTLPWDTPVLVAGHSCVLFWWAAVKGEKAPDSWRRYKETVENGLHAADLVVAPSRVMLASLIREYGPFAATKVIPNGRRMDLYRPFQKEPFILSVGRIRDEAKNIAALEKLAPDLAWPVYVAGESEHPEKGDTSWNNVRLLGKLPEEELAPWFGRAAVYSLPARYEPFGFTPLEAAMAGCALVLGDIPSLRETWSDGAIFVSPDDNQGLAQNLNRLAGDEEYCKTLAAKALLRARNFTSEQMVSHYIDAYRSIAD, from the coding sequence GTGTGGACCTATGCACTCGAGCTCGCCCGCGGCTTGGGGCGGCGAGGCATCGAGGTGGTCCTCGCGACCATGGGCGCCCCCCTTACCCCCGATCAACAACGGGCCGCGGCGCACGTGGCGAACCTGGAGCTCGTCGAGAGCCGGTATAAACTCGAATGGATGCAGGACCCCTGGGAAGATCTGGAGCAATCGGGCGAGTGGCTTCTCGAATTGAGAGACCGTTTCGAGCCTGACGTGGTCCACCTTAACGGATACGCCCACGGGACCCTGCCGTGGGACACGCCCGTACTGGTGGCAGGCCATTCGTGCGTGCTCTTCTGGTGGGCTGCGGTAAAAGGAGAAAAGGCCCCCGACTCATGGAGGCGCTATAAGGAAACGGTCGAAAACGGCCTCCACGCCGCCGACCTCGTAGTCGCGCCTTCCAGGGTAATGCTCGCATCCCTCATCCGGGAGTACGGCCCTTTCGCCGCCACGAAAGTGATCCCCAACGGACGCCGAATGGACTTATACCGTCCTTTCCAAAAGGAGCCTTTTATACTTTCCGTCGGCCGTATCCGGGACGAAGCCAAAAATATTGCCGCCTTAGAGAAACTGGCACCCGATCTTGCATGGCCTGTGTATGTCGCGGGTGAAAGCGAGCATCCTGAAAAGGGGGATACCTCGTGGAATAATGTCCGCCTTTTGGGGAAACTACCCGAAGAGGAGCTCGCTCCGTGGTTCGGACGGGCGGCAGTCTATTCTTTGCCCGCACGATACGAGCCCTTCGGCTTTACTCCTCTCGAGGCAGCCATGGCCGGCTGCGCCCTGGTACTCGGAGACATCCCCAGTTTGCGTGAAACCTGGTCGGACGGCGCTATTTTCGTCTCTCCCGACGACAACCAGGGTCTCGCACAAAATCTCAACAGGCTGGCCGGGGACGAAGAATACTGTAAAACGCTGGCGGCAAAGGCCCTTTTGCGGGCACGGAACTTTACATCGGAACAAATGGTTTCACACTATATAGATGCCTATCGCAGCATCGCGGATTGA
- the ffh gene encoding signal recognition particle protein: MFEKLQERLESTFKKLRGYGKLSEANVKDSLREVRVALLEADVNYKVAKDFLEKIRIKALGEEVLSSITPGQQFIKIVFDELCDLLGQTNKPLDIAGSPPVPVLLIGLQGSGKTTTAGKLALMLRKKGRKPLLVATDVYRPAAIDQLTKLGNQINVATFSLKDVKDPVQICKEAKAHAMKNGFDTMIVDTAGRLHIDEGMVHEVAEQKKFLNPRETLLVLDAMTGQDAVSIAATFNEKVGVDGVILTKLDGDTRGGAAISIKAVTGKPIKLVGVGEKLDALEPFFPDRMASRILGMGDVVSLVEKAQDVFDEKQAQELERKIRKDEFTLEDFKEQLKQMKKLGSMESIMSMIPGLNKLKGAIDFGAAEKDLKKTEAIINSMTMKERVHPQIIDGSRRVRIAKGSGTKVQDVNELMKKYTETKKMMKKFTKGGLKGLQKQLLLK, encoded by the coding sequence ATGTTTGAGAAATTACAGGAAAGATTAGAAAGTACCTTCAAAAAACTCAGGGGTTACGGCAAACTCTCCGAAGCCAATGTGAAAGACTCCTTAAGGGAAGTGCGTGTCGCCCTCCTGGAAGCGGACGTCAATTACAAGGTGGCAAAGGACTTCCTCGAGAAGATCAGGATCAAGGCCCTCGGAGAGGAGGTCCTCTCAAGTATCACTCCGGGGCAGCAGTTCATCAAGATTGTCTTTGACGAGTTGTGTGATCTTCTGGGCCAGACAAACAAGCCTCTCGATATCGCAGGCTCTCCACCCGTTCCGGTTCTCCTGATCGGTCTGCAGGGGTCAGGCAAGACGACCACGGCGGGAAAACTTGCCCTCATGCTCCGTAAGAAAGGGAGAAAGCCCCTTCTTGTCGCGACAGACGTATACAGGCCTGCCGCCATCGACCAGCTCACAAAACTGGGTAACCAGATCAATGTAGCCACCTTCTCGCTGAAAGATGTGAAGGACCCGGTCCAGATATGCAAGGAAGCAAAAGCGCATGCCATGAAAAACGGTTTCGACACCATGATCGTCGATACCGCGGGGCGGCTCCATATCGATGAGGGAATGGTACACGAGGTAGCGGAGCAGAAGAAGTTCCTCAATCCCCGGGAGACCCTCCTTGTGCTCGATGCAATGACCGGCCAGGATGCGGTGAGTATCGCCGCTACTTTTAACGAGAAAGTAGGGGTGGATGGGGTAATCCTCACGAAACTCGATGGAGACACGAGGGGCGGCGCGGCTATTTCCATTAAGGCAGTCACGGGCAAGCCCATCAAGCTTGTGGGCGTAGGCGAAAAGCTCGATGCCCTGGAACCGTTCTTTCCCGACAGGATGGCATCCCGCATACTCGGCATGGGAGACGTGGTATCTCTTGTAGAGAAGGCCCAGGATGTCTTTGACGAAAAACAGGCCCAGGAGCTCGAAAGAAAGATAAGGAAAGACGAGTTTACCCTGGAAGATTTTAAAGAACAGCTAAAACAGATGAAAAAGCTCGGCTCCATGGAATCTATCATGAGCATGATACCCGGTCTCAATAAATTGAAAGGCGCCATAGACTTCGGCGCGGCCGAAAAGGACCTCAAGAAGACGGAAGCGATTATCAATTCGATGACGATGAAAGAAAGGGTACATCCCCAGATCATCGACGGAAGCCGACGAGTGAGGATAGCAAAAGGCAGTGGTACCAAGGTTCAGGACGTGAACGAGCTTATGAAAAAATATACGGAAACGAAAAAAATGATGAAGAAATTTACAAAAGGGGGCTTGAAAGGTCTCCAAAAACAGTTATTATTAAAATAG
- a CDS encoding ion channel, whose translation MAVLAIFFHYRSLPPSHTKTVAVIANLSYLCALGITLLLMLKRVFSEKSVTADTVKGGISIYILVGIWWETLYSTLWAFDRASFIQDVPKAGNPDFYYFSLTTLTALGYGDIVPASQCAKIASTLEAMVGQVYLAVFIARLVGLHVVGANRNDQKQGPARS comes from the coding sequence TTGGCGGTCCTCGCCATCTTCTTCCATTACCGCTCCCTTCCTCCATCCCACACGAAAACCGTTGCGGTTATCGCAAACCTCTCTTACCTTTGTGCCCTCGGTATTACCTTGCTTCTCATGCTCAAGCGCGTTTTCTCCGAGAAGTCGGTGACCGCGGACACCGTGAAAGGGGGCATTTCAATCTATATCCTTGTCGGGATATGGTGGGAGACCCTGTACAGCACCTTGTGGGCCTTTGACCGCGCATCCTTCATACAGGACGTACCGAAGGCGGGGAACCCTGATTTTTATTACTTTAGCCTCACGACCCTTACTGCCCTCGGGTACGGCGATATCGTGCCTGCGAGCCAGTGCGCCAAAATAGCGTCCACCCTTGAAGCAATGGTGGGGCAGGTATACCTGGCGGTATTTATCGCGCGTCTGGTAGGTCTCCATGTTGTGGGTGCAAACCGGAACGATCAAAAGCAGGGGCCGGCCCGTTCCTAG
- the rpsI gene encoding 30S ribosomal protein S9 translates to MPDKRYYATGKRKTAVARVWIKPGAGNFLINGRSIDQYFPLEELRLMVNKPFLLTGHLSKFDVVANIYGGGIPAQAWALGHGIAKALLEFNANLRVTLKKQGLITRDPRSKERKKYGKKGARASFQFSKR, encoded by the coding sequence GTGCCTGATAAAAGATACTATGCAACGGGAAAAAGAAAGACCGCCGTAGCGCGAGTCTGGATCAAACCGGGGGCCGGCAACTTCCTTATCAACGGAAGATCGATCGATCAGTATTTCCCCCTCGAGGAGCTGCGGCTCATGGTGAATAAGCCTTTCCTTCTCACCGGCCACCTCTCAAAATTCGACGTAGTAGCCAACATTTACGGCGGCGGCATTCCCGCTCAGGCATGGGCGCTGGGTCACGGTATTGCAAAGGCACTCCTCGAGTTCAACGCGAACCTGAGGGTCACGCTCAAGAAACAGGGGCTCATTACCAGGGACCCGCGTTCCAAAGAAAGAAAGAAATACGGAAAGAAAGGGGCAAGAGCAAGCTTCCAGTTCTCAAAGAGATAA
- the argC gene encoding N-acetyl-gamma-glutamyl-phosphate reductase, whose translation MVKVGIIGATGYTGLILLSNLLSHPQAKVTLITSNTYKGRKISEVFPLLNGIFEERLEPTDEPHRGKCDVYFLCLPHGKSMETAKALFDGRAIIIDLSADFRFEDVEIYEGAYIPHTARELLPHLVYGLPELYRSKIAKSKLIGNPGCYPTSAILALYPLLKANLLHGDIFIDSKSGVSGAGREAKLGSLFCEVSEGFKPYGVGVHRHEPEIQKEVHKLSHIKVAFVPHLLPMNRGILTTIYGRLRNPAATKTIRDLYGETYKNEPFVRVLAEGAYPDTRFTRYSNYCDIGVKAFEDGRIVLISAIDNLVKGASGQAIQNMNIALAMDERAGLLRVPQFP comes from the coding sequence ATGGTGAAAGTAGGTATTATAGGGGCGACCGGATATACGGGGCTCATACTCCTATCGAACCTCCTCTCTCATCCGCAGGCAAAAGTCACGCTTATTACATCGAATACGTACAAGGGCAGGAAGATCTCGGAGGTCTTCCCGCTCTTGAACGGTATTTTCGAAGAGAGGCTCGAGCCCACGGACGAGCCTCACCGGGGCAAGTGCGATGTCTATTTCCTTTGCCTCCCCCACGGCAAGTCAATGGAGACGGCAAAAGCCCTCTTTGACGGGCGCGCCATAATTATCGACCTCAGTGCCGATTTCAGGTTTGAGGACGTGGAGATCTACGAGGGGGCTTATATCCCTCATACTGCCCGTGAACTCCTTCCCCATCTCGTGTACGGCCTCCCGGAGCTCTATCGCAGCAAGATCGCAAAATCAAAGCTCATCGGCAATCCCGGCTGCTACCCCACGTCGGCGATTCTGGCCCTCTATCCCCTCCTGAAGGCAAACCTCCTTCACGGGGATATATTCATCGATTCAAAGTCCGGAGTAAGCGGCGCCGGAAGAGAGGCAAAGCTCGGGAGCCTCTTCTGCGAGGTATCGGAAGGTTTCAAGCCTTATGGTGTCGGTGTGCATCGCCACGAGCCCGAGATACAGAAAGAGGTGCACAAGCTTTCCCACATCAAAGTGGCCTTTGTTCCCCATCTGCTCCCCATGAACAGGGGAATATTGACCACCATATACGGCAGGCTGAGGAACCCGGCAGCCACAAAGACCATTCGCGACCTCTATGGGGAGACTTATAAGAATGAGCCCTTCGTTCGCGTCTTGGCGGAAGGGGCTTACCCCGACACAAGGTTTACGCGATATTCCAATTACTGCGACATCGGTGTAAAGGCATTCGAGGACGGCAGGATCGTCCTCATTTCAGCCATAGACAACCTCGTAAAAGGGGCTTCGGGCCAGGCAATCCAGAATATGAATATCGCCCTTGCCATGGACGAGCGCGCCGGTCTTCTGCGGGTACCCCAATTTCCCTGA
- the rplM gene encoding 50S ribosomal protein L13, with protein MKTYFPNDEDVAKKDWYVMDADGATLGRLAARIAVILRGKNKPTFTPHADMGDFIIVVNAEKIKLTGRKLEQKTYERYSGYPGGLRVVNARTMLNKKPEDLIMLAVRGMLPKNILGRQLLSKLKVYKGSEHPHKAQMPKALA; from the coding sequence ATGAAAACCTATTTTCCGAATGATGAAGACGTAGCAAAGAAAGATTGGTATGTGATGGACGCGGACGGAGCGACGCTCGGCAGGCTGGCGGCCAGAATAGCGGTAATTCTGAGAGGCAAGAATAAACCCACCTTTACCCCCCATGCGGATATGGGCGATTTCATTATCGTGGTCAATGCGGAGAAAATCAAGCTTACAGGCCGGAAACTTGAGCAGAAAACATATGAGCGCTACAGCGGTTATCCCGGAGGATTGAGGGTCGTCAACGCGCGCACCATGCTGAACAAGAAGCCGGAAGACCTTATTATGCTGGCGGTACGGGGCATGCTTCCCAAGAATATCCTCGGACGGCAGCTTTTGAGCAAATTAAAGGTCTATAAGGGAAGCGAGCATCCCCACAAGGCCCAGATGCCTAAAGCATTAGCGTAA
- a CDS encoding glycosyltransferase, with protein sequence MKIVFFVHSIISDWNNGHAHFLRGLMKSLMAQGHEVRSCEATRNWSTDNLIHDHGTSAVVEFARLFPEIRIEMYKGGRSIVEEVDRLTQEADLVIVHEFNEPELIGAVGYIRRSRGDFVLLFHDTHHRAVSLPYSIATLNLGAYDGVLAFGEALCHVYRTRFAIDRAWTFHEAADTSLFYPKEGEKAHDVVWIGNWGDEERSEETRTFLIGSARSLQHLKFAAYGVRYPQNAVYDLKEAGIEYRNWIPNYRVPDVFAGARITIHIPRRYYHETLPGIPTIRPFEALACGIPMICTPWDDREGLFRPGKDYMIAHTPSDMYRAISELAENQEKRASLAAHGLETIRTRHTCDHRAAQLIQIYQTYG encoded by the coding sequence ATGAAGATCGTCTTTTTCGTCCATTCTATTATTTCCGACTGGAACAACGGGCACGCCCATTTTCTTCGGGGTCTGATGAAGTCTCTCATGGCACAGGGACATGAAGTGCGTTCCTGCGAGGCGACGCGAAACTGGTCGACCGATAACCTGATCCATGACCACGGGACCTCGGCCGTAGTCGAATTCGCGCGCCTCTTCCCCGAGATCCGGATTGAAATGTACAAAGGCGGCCGCTCTATCGTGGAAGAGGTCGACCGTCTCACCCAGGAAGCCGACCTGGTTATTGTCCATGAGTTTAACGAGCCCGAGCTTATCGGTGCAGTCGGCTATATACGCAGGAGCCGGGGCGATTTTGTTCTGCTCTTTCACGACACCCACCACCGCGCCGTGAGCCTCCCTTACTCGATCGCAACTCTCAATCTCGGCGCCTATGACGGGGTCCTGGCGTTTGGAGAGGCCCTTTGCCATGTGTACCGTACGCGCTTCGCCATAGATCGTGCATGGACGTTCCACGAGGCTGCAGATACAAGCCTTTTCTATCCCAAAGAGGGGGAGAAGGCCCATGACGTGGTATGGATCGGCAATTGGGGCGATGAAGAAAGATCGGAGGAGACCCGCACCTTTCTGATCGGCTCGGCCCGCTCGTTACAACATCTTAAATTTGCCGCCTATGGGGTCCGCTATCCGCAAAATGCGGTGTACGATCTTAAAGAGGCGGGGATCGAATACAGGAACTGGATCCCGAACTACCGGGTCCCCGACGTCTTTGCCGGCGCACGGATCACCATCCACATACCCCGGAGGTATTACCACGAGACTCTCCCGGGCATACCGACGATCCGTCCTTTTGAGGCGCTTGCCTGCGGAATCCCGATGATTTGTACGCCATGGGACGACAGGGAGGGGCTTTTCCGGCCGGGAAAGGATTATATGATTGCCCACACCCCGTCAGACATGTACCGCGCCATATCGGAGCTTGCCGAAAATCAGGAAAAGAGGGCCTCCCTTGCTGCTCACGGACTGGAAACTATCCGCACCCGCCACACCTGCGACCACCGCGCTGCGCAATTAATTCAAATATATCAAACATATGGCTAA